GAACGAAGGATAGCCCGAGAGAATTATGTTCCAATTTCAattgaaagagaagagaaaatcgGGATGGCCTATATGAAAAAACATGGAGTTTCATTCTGTTGTAACGGATCGCAGATCCTAATCCAGAAAATagttgttattgatgatgatgatgatgatgatgatgatgattatgatgatatgcTTACTCTGGAGACGTTAGGATATAGAGAGAATTATCTCATCTAGCAGGGAATGGTAGTTTGACACCACGCTTCTGAGATATAtcgacaacatactgtatttgttTAGGAGGTTAGTGGATCCCAGAGTCGTTTTGCAAGTCATGGAGAAGAAGAACGTTCCTGCTCTCTACACATGATCGATTTCGTGCGCTACAACACATAACATAGTCATTTTACCGACTGAGCCAATTGGACTCGCAAGTCACTGACATCCTAATGAAACTCGTCTTTAAACGAGAGcaggacagacagagagagagagagagagagagaccattTAGTTATGTTCTTTACATGCATTCTAAATTTTGGAGTCTCTTTTCTTCGCAAAATTGGACTGACTTTTaagatatttttatgtaaaactaATTGTGGagaatagtttatttattttatcgagATTAATATTTTCAGTGTGTTCCTCAGTTCCAGTATTCAGTATTTTCAGTggagtattatttaaatattatcaataatgatattaatCTTGAAAAGAAGCAGCCTCCATGTTTATGAACTTTGCTCTGTATTTCAGGTTTTAATTCAGCCCGACACTGTATACGAGCGGGTTCAGTACCAGTTTGAAGACGACGCGTACGACACTGTTCCCGACCTCATTACCTTCTATGTTGGCAGTGGCAAGTCAATTTCATCGGCTTCAGGAGCTCGCATACAGACTCCTAGGAATCGTCTGTACCCACTTTCTTTCTACGCAACCAAATATGGTCTTCAGCAGCAAATGTCTGGcagtggtggcggcggtggttcTTGTGTCGTTTCACCTCTCGCGTCACCCTTGGCAGCCGCTGGTGGAACACTCCGATACAATCCTTATAATTCCTATAGGAGTCCAGTACACTCGCCGCCTAGAACCAAACGTGAAACCCCGCCTCGTTTACCTAGTAAAAAGCAGCGTAGTCAATCCCTAACCCCTGCTGAAATAAATGGAAGATCACAACAAGCTATTTCTCCAAGAGGACCAGAAGAGAAGAGTAACAGTGCCGATGGAGTCATCCAGAACTCTTCGATGACGAGGTCGGCGTACCACGAGTCCTCGACAAGTAATGGTGGAAGTAAATTCTCTACACATTCATTGCCGCGATCGGCAGGAATGTCCTGTGCCAAACAACACTCGCCAGCATCCGGATCAGCAACTTTGCCCACAAAGAATGGCAAGATGGTGCGTGTAACTAGCGATCCTGCTCTGAGCCCTTGCATGGAGAGGCGCAGGTTCGGTTTTGTGGGTGATAACCAACAGCTCCAGGACTTAGAAGGAGATGGCGGTATTCTTCCGGAACAGCCACCTCCAAAACCTAGTCGTGTACCTTCGCTCTTGCGCACAAACTCGAAAGACAGCACCTCCAATACTGCTCCGCCCTTACCAGAGAAAGTCAATAGTGATAGTGCGCATCAAGATAATAACGGTTCTGGGAGTGGACGTctaagtggtggtggtggcgttCCTGCCAGTGGTGACAACCCTTCCTCTCTAGCTCAAGGACATCACGGTACGTTCCAGAGGGTAGCATCGTATCACGCTTCTGGGAGCGACTCTGGAAATGGTTCTGGAGATTCCGCCCAGAGCTCGGCAGCTGGTGATACAACTGATTCTATCAACTCTTCGACACTGCCTCATCACCGCACGGGTGGTGGGGTGGTCATCAAGAACCCACGCTACCATCACGGACACGTTCGCCAACTTAGCAACTCTGCTCTCGTCACCTCAAGTTCCTCATCAACTCTAAAACCTCTTGAATACGACTCCGCGGCAGAGGATTCTCTGCTCCTCCTCTCGATTCCAGATCCGGATCCTCCATCAGCATTTGATCTGGAGAATTTTCAGACTTTGCTCCTTCCAACACTTGAAAACAAGCCTCTGGATGCAACGGCACTGCAGGGAATCAAGATGATGCTTCAGGAAACAGGACCAAGAATACTGGCGAACCACTTGACCCGGGTGGACTTGGAGCTTACGATTGGTGCTGGGGCACGGGCCAGTGGCTGTTGGGATGGAGACTTGGGTCTGGGCATCAGCTGTGGCATTGAGCTATGCACACTTCCACATGGGCATCAAATAAGACTTGACCTCATTGAAAGGTAAGATACGGTAGCATTTAGTCTTCTCATTCTTGATGATCGAGTCATTACCATGCATGCAATTAGAATCGGTATTCTCGGATTGAGATCCGTTTGGTATTGATCAATTTTAAGGgccaaatatataattttaattcgaTTTTAAAAATTAAGCCCGAAATCCCATATCGTATATTTTTCGCAGGATCCTCATTTTCGCATATGTCAAATTCAACTCTGCTAATCACCATCCTCGCCTAATATTGTAGCCTATGTGATAATGAATCTGTCATTTATGTCTTCGCCTGAAACTGGAATCTTCATATTTAAAACATGCAAATTCAAGAAATGTCGTGTCTGGAGGCATTGTTGAACAGTCAACATCTAAATCTTTCTCTAATCAGTTTTGATGCTTGGATCTTTACAATATACGAatatattgcatttttatagcATGCGCCAATTTTGCAGATTAATTTGAATGTAATATTGGAACACCAACCATATACTCGTAGCCTACATATATTTTGTGCCTTATATGCATTGACATTCTGTATGGATCACATTAGTCAGATTGATTGTTCACAATGTTGTTTTCATTATTGTGACTGTATAAAATTCATATTCATAAGTGATGAACAAATCGAATGTCGAGCGTCAGTCTTTGCAGTACTATTGACAGTACTGATCGTGTGAGATACATACTGATCGTATTTTGTTACTACAGTCTGTTCACTATATTTTAATCCTGATGTAAGTAAAGCACATATTCTTACTGATAAAAATATAGCTCTCATTGGTACAATGATTCCTCAACAACTCGATAACGTGTGTGAGAAAGTTTagttctgtaatatattattttcgttcAAGTATACACCAATTTTCacagataaatatattttatttcaaaatagcgTATTGTATAGAACACGATAATAATCAATGGTCTCATTTATTTCTGACTGAATCATGGTTTAGAGTTACAGACTAAACAACTCATTAAGCTGCAGTGACATACCGAAAGATATCAAGTCAGAGATAACTTCTACCAGAGTTGACATTCATCGTCTATACTTTTATGTATTGCCTTACCAGTGACATATTTCAAAACATTATCAGTTTTCAACAAGGCATGATTTGTGCAGTTTTCTTGTCCGAATTACAGACAATTCTGTGAAgacaatatttgaatatttcatacaaacagatgtacatatcaatgTTTTTTTACAGGACGGAATGTCTGAAATTGCTTGTGGCAGTGACCATACTGACATGCGCAACAGAGGCAGACCGTGCTGAAGCTCTCAACAAGTGGATTCAGGTTGCAATAGATACGAAGACTGCTCTGGGGAACCTTTATGGCTTCTGTGGAGTCATGATGGGACTCTGCATGCCGCAGGTGAGAATTTACATGTTTACAAGAATTGCTGCATTCAAAATATGTgatattgtatgacttgaggctttcccggcatttgatgtagaataactcttctcgggttctcagccaggtgagttggagattagcttccaagctttcgacggctagctctgccatcttcttcagggacgaagcttggaagctaatctccaactcacctggctgagaacccgagaagagttattctatatgtgatattatttcattgttttgctATCCGAAATTATAGTGATAACACTCATAAGTAAAGACGAGAATTTCACGCATtataaaattccaaaatatgATGCATTCATGTGCTATCAAACTTTGAaatatgcacgatcaagcgaaaaatacattaaaatatgaacttttatttttgttccaaatgtcttatttcactgcACTTTTTTTGCAGAGTTAATAACCTAacaaccagaatattgtacgaaatggaaatataaaaactggagatttatccttcgaagaggtggaaaaattcaaatatcttggaacaacagtaacaaaatatataaatgacactcgggaggaaattaaacacagaatcaatatgggaaatgcgtgttattattcggtggagaagcttttgtcatctagtctgctgtcaaaaaatctgaaagttagaatttataaaacagttatattaccagttattctgtatggctgtgaaacttggactctcactttgagagaggaatagagattaagggtgtttgagaataaggtccttaggaaaatatttggggctaagagggatgaagttacaggagaatggagaaagttacacaacgcagaaatgcgtgcattgtattcttcaccagacataattaggaatattaaatccggacgtttgagatgagcaggacatgtaacaagtatgggcgaattcagaaatgcatatagagtgttagttgggaggctggaggggaaaaagacctttggggaggccgagacgtagatgggaggataatattaaaatggatttgagggagatgggatatgatgatagagagtgaattaatcttgcacaggatagggaccgttggcgggcttatgtgagggtggcaatgaaccttcgggttccttaaaagccatttgtaagtaagtaagttaataaccTAACAACATTTCTGAATTGGTTTCTATGaagttcctgcgcttgtcagtcaatatgtttttgtaggcacaGAATGAcgtctctacatcgcaagaagttatgggtgcaaacttgaatgaatagaagaatctaaattgctaccaGTACTGGGAAAgggagagaatttacaacctcttTGAAAGAGGGTGCTTTTGATCTAAATTATTTGTTGGCAGTTTCCTTGAATCCTCCATATTTCCTTtgtactattctcaaaatatccaacataataaatccatttatgacacgtAGTTTGTAGAGGATCGTCAGTAaaatgttgtaaaagtgaacttccgtccagggaaaggtcctctaacattttattgtgaaaattttaacattttatttcatttttctgttagttcgtttttttcttttctttcttcagtcCTGATTCCTGAAGTTAAAATAAGGGATATAAAAATCGAGAAATTGTGATGTCCATTCAAAACCATTagaacatgcatttaaactgaatataatgtatattatatgcattattaagctaaaaattccTTAAACGTGCATTATGCATATTtgaaaccggaaagtaatgaaatggataagtgctaagtttgagctatgttctatgttcctataaaaacatgcatttgcatggaattctcgtctcgaCTCATAACACTGCCATATTGCATTAAATGGTAGGTGGTGTACATTTCTTGCACTTATatagtataagcacagtctaatagcatacagtcacgaaacttgaggtgagtttttgcatttcttgcgatacagtgctccaagcggttagcaactgagaatactaggaacaatagcctgtgcctgtactattttgcattgtctctgatgaggcaatagtagcaatTCTAATGGCTAGCAACTGAAGTGCAACTGtgattggatgcatattccctatgtatcgagctttgtgactgtatgtactagactgtggtaggtcTATAAGGTTGTATTGCAAGTCAGATGTGCACATCTGGACAAGATCGCAGAATTAGAACTCACACATGCCAGTAGTGAAGTCATGTTGTCAAAGAGGATCACTCTTAAGGCATACCAGTGTTTAATAAGGATCAATATGTATGTATAAAGGATTAAAGTAGCATGAGGATGCACTGCAGGACTTGTAGACAAAAGAACCTCTCCTAGACGAGGGTTTTTCCATGGAAGATGAGCATTAGGGCATCTTCGCAGCGTCCAcaggtatgttttattaatggcaTCCTGCATTTTTCTGGGGTATAGGAATGATTCTGAACATGGTTAgaatataatgacaaattattgtGGAAATAAATCCCATTTTGTTCGTTTTTAACAGAAGAAAGGGCCTGGACTCTAGTTGAAACCTAACCCTTAAATTTATGTAAGCTACACCTATGTTAATAAAGGAAATATAGCTATAGGATTAAAACGAGTAGAGGTTATTTATCAATAACTGAAATATTTGCTTCCACAAATACGTAATAAACCATACCCTCCCAACTTTAATAATACACCAGCCAAAATTATTGAACCTGAAACCGGAGCTTCTACATGAGCCTGATAAGTACAATGGATTTAACCCATTTTAACCTATCGTTAGCATATGGTAATGCAGTGCAGAAAGGAATATAACTTGCTTCATACACatccttaattaataaaactggaatttttctttgtgaatccaagctacatgattggttctttcttattacattatgaaatcacaaatttcttataccagttgggcaagagcagctgcgcgatttagatgttgctttctcagcggcaattttggagagcaacaagaagtaagataatttatttgttactttgattaatttgattgtaatgtttgttgtggtattttacttattgttgattgagtattcatgtacatcaagcacaagtttacaatccgtaacattgttatggatataatacattgtttgttacgttaccatatggtaacactaggctaatatgttgtcactcattctttgtgctATCTTGCTTACTAACAGTAAGAGGGAGGAGTGGCAAGACAGtacaagtaacaaaataaatgttacaaacaggtgcgtgaaagtgcatgagatacttttggaattagaaaacgaaaaattagagtattCTACATACAGCCATCGAAGCCCAACTTTGTATCTGACGAGAACTCTGCAGATATAGAGGGTGGCATGTTCGACAACTTAAGTGGAAGGAAACTGAGTACTGAAGCTggggttatttttgttaatagcgaCAGAATAGGTGCACCAGATGATATTCCTTTTATAGAAAaagaggaagttgaagagtcATCTGTGATAGAAAGAGAATGATACCATCAACATTGCAATTGTGGAAATGGTGCCATCTGGGGAATGTAAGTAGATAAAACAGTATGTTATAACAGTTCAATTGATTTCTCCAGAGAGTGACTTTTAAAGACAGAGATGTGACAAATTTTGGTTTCATTATAAAACTTCGCTTTATCTATGTAAGAACTGTTTTAGCCCATGTTCACATGGTTGTTAGATGTAGCTATACAAAATGCTTGGCAGCCAAGTAGAATTTGGCTCTGAATGAATTAGAATTCAAATGGGAGATTTGAAGAAGTCGGGGAGCATCCCAAAAGGCAAAGGGTGACTGTCTACTTCCAAATACAACGATATTGGAGCTATGAGACGCGttcaaaaagtaagtttccctggggccgtttgcagaaataaaatacaattttatggaaatatttattcgaacagatacaggaattaTTGAGCTGAATTCAGACTTTTTC
This sequence is a window from Periplaneta americana isolate PAMFEO1 chromosome 2, P.americana_PAMFEO1_priV1, whole genome shotgun sequence. Protein-coding genes within it:
- the LOC138694382 gene encoding breast cancer anti-estrogen resistance protein 3 homolog isoform X1, encoding MGKSGSKLKKKRSQSIAWSFRFPSLSSLSRRKMPLSPKPHLDVRQWLNVLELGQYASMFEKFDGVEDLLTFTEADIKDLGVKNSAHRARVVSSLVALRTKHEKGNKKPERPQRHSVAVDTGRLVNQNGNSDIFVVSDAIQSKSLCNLVMEATPDPTADPAQLRKALEWELSLDTRDLRSHAWYHGAIPRQRAEEIVERDGDFLVRDCTSQPGNYVLTCRWKGQSLHFVINKVLIQPDTVYERVQYQFEDDAYDTVPDLITFYVGSGKSISSASGARIQTPRNRLYPLSFYATKYGLQQQMSGSGGGGGSCVVSPLASPLAAAGGTLRYNPYNSYRSPVHSPPRTKRETPPRLPSKKQRSQSLTPAEINGRSQQAISPRGPEEKSNSADGVIQNSSMTRSAYHESSTSNGGSKFSTHSLPRSAGMSCAKQHSPASGSATLPTKNGKMVRVTSDPALSPCMERRRFGFVGDNQQLQDLEGDGGILPEQPPPKPSRVPSLLRTNSKDSTSNTAPPLPEKVNSDSAHQDNNGSGSGRLSGGGGVPASGDNPSSLAQGHHGTFQRVASYHASGSDSGNGSGDSAQSSAAGDTTDSINSSTLPHHRTGGGVVIKNPRYHHGHVRQLSNSALVTSSSSSTLKPLEYDSAAEDSLLLLSIPDPDPPSAFDLENFQTLLLPTLENKPLDATALQGIKMMLQETGPRILANHLTRVDLELTIGAGARASGCWDGDLGLGISCGIELCTLPHGHQIRLDLIERTECLKLLVAVTILTCATEADRAEALNKWIQVAIDTKTALGNLYGFCGVMMGLCMPQIQRLTATWHVLRQKFTDSAFNFEAKLRPTLKSMNECTNPQAPNTTIPHLLPFILLQERTLDDILGANPSGNSSIVNSCLGPWESTADFGLGTLFAHMEHARKFGESLAMFRRNAEIVLGDSKVDELLMDAFHTEFHLKFLWGSRGACVAAEERHAKFEQVLTVMSEKCEPPQPSTPASPAAPVIGTTV
- the LOC138694382 gene encoding breast cancer anti-estrogen resistance protein 3 homolog isoform X3, translated to MEATPDPTADPAQLRKALEWELSLDTRDLRSHAWYHGAIPRQRAEEIVERDGDFLVRDCTSQPGNYVLTCRWKGQSLHFVINKVLIQPDTVYERVQYQFEDDAYDTVPDLITFYVGSGKSISSASGARIQTPRNRLYPLSFYATKYGLQQQMSGSGGGGGSCVVSPLASPLAAAGGTLRYNPYNSYRSPVHSPPRTKRETPPRLPSKKQRSQSLTPAEINGRSQQAISPRGPEEKSNSADGVIQNSSMTRSAYHESSTSNGGSKFSTHSLPRSAGMSCAKQHSPASGSATLPTKNGKMVRVTSDPALSPCMERRRFGFVGDNQQLQDLEGDGGILPEQPPPKPSRVPSLLRTNSKDSTSNTAPPLPEKVNSDSAHQDNNGSGSGRLSGGGGVPASGDNPSSLAQGHHGTFQRVASYHASGSDSGNGSGDSAQSSAAGDTTDSINSSTLPHHRTGGGVVIKNPRYHHGHVRQLSNSALVTSSSSSTLKPLEYDSAAEDSLLLLSIPDPDPPSAFDLENFQTLLLPTLENKPLDATALQGIKMMLQETGPRILANHLTRVDLELTIGAGARASGCWDGDLGLGISCGIELCTLPHGHQIRLDLIERTECLKLLVAVTILTCATEADRAEALNKWIQVAIDTKTALGNLYGFCGVMMGLCMPQIQRLTATWHVLRQKFTDSAFNFEAKLRPTLKSMNECTNPQAPNTTIPHLLPFILLQERTLDDILGANPSGNSSIVNSCLGPWESTADFGLGTLFAHMEHARKFGESLAMFRRNAEIVLGDSKVDELLMDAFHTEFHLKFLWGSRGACVAAEERHAKFEQVLTVMSEKCEPPQPSTPASPAAPVIGTTV
- the LOC138694382 gene encoding breast cancer anti-estrogen resistance protein 3 homolog isoform X2, producing the protein MPLSPKPHLDVRQWLNVLELGQYASMFEKFDGVEDLLTFTEADIKDLGVKNSAHRARVVSSLVALRTKHEKGNKKPERPQRHSVAVDTGRLVNQNGNSDIFVVSDAIQSKSLCNLVMEATPDPTADPAQLRKALEWELSLDTRDLRSHAWYHGAIPRQRAEEIVERDGDFLVRDCTSQPGNYVLTCRWKGQSLHFVINKVLIQPDTVYERVQYQFEDDAYDTVPDLITFYVGSGKSISSASGARIQTPRNRLYPLSFYATKYGLQQQMSGSGGGGGSCVVSPLASPLAAAGGTLRYNPYNSYRSPVHSPPRTKRETPPRLPSKKQRSQSLTPAEINGRSQQAISPRGPEEKSNSADGVIQNSSMTRSAYHESSTSNGGSKFSTHSLPRSAGMSCAKQHSPASGSATLPTKNGKMVRVTSDPALSPCMERRRFGFVGDNQQLQDLEGDGGILPEQPPPKPSRVPSLLRTNSKDSTSNTAPPLPEKVNSDSAHQDNNGSGSGRLSGGGGVPASGDNPSSLAQGHHGTFQRVASYHASGSDSGNGSGDSAQSSAAGDTTDSINSSTLPHHRTGGGVVIKNPRYHHGHVRQLSNSALVTSSSSSTLKPLEYDSAAEDSLLLLSIPDPDPPSAFDLENFQTLLLPTLENKPLDATALQGIKMMLQETGPRILANHLTRVDLELTIGAGARASGCWDGDLGLGISCGIELCTLPHGHQIRLDLIERTECLKLLVAVTILTCATEADRAEALNKWIQVAIDTKTALGNLYGFCGVMMGLCMPQIQRLTATWHVLRQKFTDSAFNFEAKLRPTLKSMNECTNPQAPNTTIPHLLPFILLQERTLDDILGANPSGNSSIVNSCLGPWESTADFGLGTLFAHMEHARKFGESLAMFRRNAEIVLGDSKVDELLMDAFHTEFHLKFLWGSRGACVAAEERHAKFEQVLTVMSEKCEPPQPSTPASPAAPVIGTTV